The following proteins are co-located in the Sulfitobacter guttiformis genome:
- a CDS encoding sulfotransferase yields MSALRVVNLGLPKTGTTTLGRALKIAGYRVADHRIRPRQTDTLTLKDAFVADLLYQGYFQSGDPAELFEDFTALTELSCLRNGKSLWPQMDFGLIDAIRKYHPEVRFLASRRDSWDVSQSMLAWSDLGTERLPTSNVPGLPEGYGDTTRERIQWIDGHYAHLRAIFAGDSAFLEYDVTDDAVQNTIAAHIGTPLPWWGQINTNNGHKAG; encoded by the coding sequence TTGAGCGCGCTTAGGGTTGTCAATCTCGGGTTACCAAAGACGGGGACCACCACGCTGGGCCGTGCGCTCAAAATTGCGGGCTACCGTGTTGCGGATCACCGCATCAGGCCGCGCCAGACTGATACCCTAACGCTCAAAGACGCTTTTGTCGCGGACCTCCTCTATCAAGGATACTTTCAAAGCGGCGATCCGGCCGAGCTTTTCGAGGACTTCACGGCCCTAACCGAGCTGAGCTGCCTGCGCAACGGCAAATCCCTCTGGCCCCAGATGGATTTCGGCCTCATTGATGCAATCCGCAAATACCACCCCGAAGTCCGGTTTCTGGCCTCACGTCGTGACAGTTGGGACGTGTCCCAATCCATGTTGGCGTGGTCAGATCTGGGCACTGAACGCCTGCCCACGTCCAACGTCCCCGGCCTGCCCGAAGGTTATGGCGACACGACCCGCGAGCGGATCCAGTGGATTGACGGCCATTATGCGCATCTGCGCGCCATTTTTGCCGGCGATAGCGCATTTCTGGAATATGACGTCACCGATGATGCGGTACAAAATACCATCGCTGCGCATATCGGAACGCCCTTGCCGTGGTGGGGCCAGATCAACACGAATAACGGACACAAGGCAGGCTGA
- a CDS encoding glycosyltransferase family 2 protein: MRIFIHIGPEEVSASRVQSVLADKREQLGREGVVFARSPGNKNHTRLFMAVTDPGHVDPLRFNRGYITPQKQAALRDDLIGDLTREVDQKKPETLILSCAQLGPGLRTASELERLLNLLKPLSQDITIIAHVDLPARMLARAYGGQILEGRGLSLQAEVDLAGASDWWQSALDACPQIDPAAGVFAETQAPNHWIDLPALVRFWEGTFGTGNVHLHSYDEGRFASAHVADDIATAFGIENNFGKVEEMVPAPPLPDAALSRGRQLNALILRLLASRQRILPRQLWRSFVQDVAVDGSPLDIATLGAVTNHFTAGVETLLENHPNLHPDTFKALPSKGKWQEADPLYGFRPSQYLLGYMWRIDKATTEEKQKRAADLHRLAGTVSNTPEAPQPDASPRSPADAPDGLSAYARTIMPPLAVQNFEKLRTSSFAPHNKMGSVNEEAIAAAYTPIAPRELSKGNTGNVIVGCMKNEAPYIVEWVAYHRAMGVDNFLIYTNGCEDGTAEILDRLQEMGVLQHRNNDDWKGNSPQQYALNQSLKEPLIKDAEWIIHIDVDEFMNVRCGNGTLQDFFAAVPDATNVAMTWRMFGHNGVTKLSDDFVVEQFDTCSPKYCPKPHTVWGFKTMFKNIGAYEKISCHRPNKLVDGFQKKVKWINGSGRDMTKDVAENGWRSSKNNVGFDLLQLNHYALRSAESFLIKRQRGRALHVDRSIGINYWIRMDWSDFRDITIKRNTPRLRVEYDRLMHDNTLRGWHNSGLEWHRAKAAELHENPEFSDLYKEALAVKLTETERVAYALALDLES, from the coding sequence ATGCGTATTTTCATCCATATCGGCCCCGAAGAGGTCAGCGCATCGCGGGTGCAATCGGTTCTGGCGGACAAGCGCGAGCAGTTGGGCCGCGAAGGCGTCGTGTTTGCGCGCAGCCCCGGCAATAAAAACCACACGCGCCTGTTCATGGCCGTCACCGACCCGGGCCATGTAGATCCCCTTCGTTTTAACCGCGGATACATCACGCCGCAAAAACAGGCGGCTCTACGCGATGACCTGATTGGCGATTTGACCCGCGAAGTAGATCAAAAGAAACCTGAGACATTGATCCTGTCTTGCGCGCAGCTCGGACCCGGCCTGCGCACAGCCTCCGAACTTGAGCGATTGCTCAACCTACTCAAGCCACTGTCCCAAGACATCACAATCATCGCCCATGTGGATCTACCTGCACGTATGCTTGCGCGGGCGTACGGGGGGCAGATTCTCGAGGGTCGCGGCCTTTCCTTGCAGGCTGAGGTTGATCTGGCGGGCGCCAGTGACTGGTGGCAATCGGCACTTGATGCCTGCCCGCAAATTGACCCCGCCGCAGGTGTTTTTGCCGAAACGCAAGCGCCCAATCACTGGATCGATTTGCCCGCTCTTGTGCGATTTTGGGAAGGGACATTTGGCACCGGTAATGTGCATCTCCACAGCTACGATGAAGGCCGCTTTGCCTCCGCGCATGTGGCAGATGATATCGCCACCGCTTTTGGCATCGAAAACAACTTTGGAAAAGTGGAGGAGATGGTCCCTGCACCGCCCCTGCCGGACGCCGCACTGAGCCGAGGTCGGCAGCTCAACGCGCTAATCCTTCGGCTGCTGGCGAGCCGGCAGCGGATTCTGCCGCGGCAACTGTGGCGCAGCTTTGTACAGGATGTTGCTGTGGATGGCTCGCCCCTGGACATTGCGACCCTCGGAGCCGTGACAAACCATTTCACCGCGGGCGTCGAAACCCTGCTTGAAAACCACCCGAATTTGCATCCTGACACATTCAAAGCGCTGCCCTCCAAAGGCAAATGGCAGGAGGCGGATCCGCTCTACGGCTTTCGCCCATCCCAATACTTGCTGGGGTATATGTGGCGCATCGATAAGGCCACCACCGAAGAAAAGCAAAAGCGCGCCGCCGATCTACACCGGCTGGCAGGTACCGTGAGCAACACCCCGGAAGCGCCGCAACCCGACGCAAGCCCGCGCAGTCCCGCAGACGCCCCCGACGGACTTTCGGCCTATGCGCGCACGATCATGCCGCCGCTGGCTGTGCAGAATTTCGAAAAATTGCGCACTTCTTCTTTTGCCCCTCACAACAAGATGGGCTCTGTCAATGAGGAAGCCATCGCCGCTGCCTACACCCCTATCGCACCCCGCGAGCTGTCGAAGGGCAACACCGGAAATGTGATCGTCGGCTGTATGAAAAACGAGGCTCCTTACATCGTTGAATGGGTAGCCTATCACCGTGCTATGGGCGTCGATAACTTCCTCATTTACACAAATGGTTGCGAGGATGGCACCGCAGAGATCCTCGACCGCTTGCAAGAGATGGGCGTGCTCCAGCACCGCAACAATGATGACTGGAAGGGCAATTCACCCCAGCAATACGCGCTGAACCAATCCCTCAAAGAGCCGCTGATCAAAGATGCCGAATGGATCATCCACATCGACGTTGATGAATTTATGAATGTCCGCTGCGGTAACGGCACTTTGCAGGACTTCTTTGCCGCGGTGCCCGATGCCACCAATGTCGCCATGACATGGCGCATGTTCGGCCATAACGGTGTTACCAAGCTCAGCGATGATTTCGTGGTAGAACAGTTCGACACCTGCTCCCCCAAATACTGCCCCAAACCCCATACCGTTTGGGGCTTTAAAACGATGTTCAAAAACATCGGTGCCTATGAAAAAATATCGTGCCACCGTCCCAACAAGCTGGTGGACGGATTTCAGAAAAAGGTTAAGTGGATCAACGGATCAGGCCGCGACATGACCAAGGACGTTGCCGAAAACGGCTGGCGCTCGTCCAAGAACAATGTGGGCTTCGATCTGCTTCAGCTTAACCACTACGCCTTGCGCTCCGCCGAGAGCTTCCTCATCAAGCGCCAGCGCGGGCGCGCTCTGCACGTGGACCGATCTATCGGGATCAATTACTGGATCCGCATGGACTGGTCCGATTTTCGCGACATAACAATCAAACGCAACACCCCGCGCCTGCGGGTCGAATATGACCGCCTTATGCACGACAATACCCTGCGCGGCTGGCACAACAGTGGCCTTGAATGGCACCGTGCAAAAGCGGCAGAACTGCATGAGAACCCCGAATTTTCAGATCTCTACAAAGAAGCTCTTGCTGTTAAACTGACCGAGACAGAGCGCGTGGCCTATGCACTTGCCCTCGATCTGGAGAGCTGA
- a CDS encoding FkbM family methyltransferase translates to MTDGSQSADQFVMSKGLKFPKDGRFITGQLRAALRENRYEAKEASCALKLVRDDDTIIELGAGIGFMSTLVASRRAIKGVYAFEANPALIPYIQSVHAANRLTNAHVTHAILGDANGSADFYVRSNLLSSSMAPIEGDTPQNTEHVQVDVLDAAKVFNEIKPTILIADIEGAEAHLLPQLDLSRLRGAMIELHPQYIGPEGVNAVFRAMMDAGLAYYARGSTQKVVSFRRAW, encoded by the coding sequence ATGACAGACGGTAGTCAATCTGCGGATCAGTTTGTAATGTCAAAAGGCCTTAAATTCCCCAAAGACGGGCGTTTTATCACCGGTCAACTGCGTGCCGCCCTGCGCGAAAACCGGTATGAAGCAAAAGAGGCGTCATGCGCCCTCAAACTGGTGCGTGACGACGATACAATAATCGAATTGGGTGCAGGCATCGGTTTTATGTCTACGCTGGTCGCCAGCCGCCGCGCGATCAAGGGCGTCTATGCGTTCGAGGCAAATCCCGCATTGATCCCGTACATTCAGTCCGTGCATGCGGCCAATCGCCTGACAAACGCCCACGTGACCCATGCCATTCTGGGCGATGCTAACGGCAGCGCCGATTTTTATGTACGTAGCAATCTGCTGTCCTCCTCCATGGCCCCAATTGAGGGCGACACACCACAGAACACCGAACATGTTCAGGTTGACGTGCTCGATGCGGCGAAGGTGTTCAATGAAATTAAACCGACCATTCTGATTGCCGACATTGAGGGCGCAGAAGCGCATCTTTTGCCACAGCTTGACCTCAGCAGACTGCGCGGCGCAATGATTGAACTCCATCCGCAATATATCGGACCGGAAGGCGTGAACGCAGTGTTCCGCGCGATGATGGATGCCGGACTGGCCTATTACGCGCGCGGCTCGACGCAAAAAGTCGTGTCATTCAGGCGGGCATGGTAA
- a CDS encoding glycosyltransferase family 2 protein, producing the protein MSHLAILCVRNEAAFLLEWLAHHSAVGFDHFLIFSNDCQDGTDVMLDRLQELGHVTHIRNDGPFDKGGIQFTALKAAAKHELVKKAEWILPLDVDEFVNIHCGDHTLSALHTAIPDATAITLTWRLFGAASQVRYADTPVLETFTRAAPAVLYWPWRASMFKTLYRNDGVYKKPGVHRPRDSNEKKLAKARWYDGNGTVLPEQFATKRIFSNFGQDNYGLVQLNHYPLGAMESYVLKADRGRAVHSDDLLGLDYWVERNFNTEEDLTIQSLAGPRNAALKALKSDPALAQMHEDSVSWRSSRFSQLLQKEPFRALFGRLMMTPPSHPVTRQAAQFMIKHANLGRKVHKSAP; encoded by the coding sequence ATGTCCCACCTTGCAATACTATGTGTGCGCAACGAGGCGGCATTTCTACTCGAATGGCTTGCCCATCACAGCGCTGTAGGGTTTGACCATTTCCTGATTTTTTCAAATGATTGCCAGGACGGTACCGATGTGATGCTGGACCGTTTACAGGAGCTGGGGCATGTTACTCATATCCGCAACGATGGCCCTTTTGATAAAGGCGGCATTCAATTTACAGCGCTGAAAGCCGCTGCAAAACATGAGCTTGTGAAAAAAGCTGAATGGATCCTTCCGCTCGATGTTGATGAGTTTGTAAACATACATTGCGGCGATCACACGCTCTCTGCCCTTCACACAGCCATCCCAGACGCCACAGCGATCACCCTGACATGGCGGCTCTTCGGGGCAGCATCGCAAGTACGCTACGCCGATACCCCCGTGCTTGAGACATTCACCCGCGCTGCGCCCGCTGTATTGTACTGGCCCTGGCGTGCATCGATGTTCAAAACGCTATACCGCAACGATGGCGTTTATAAAAAACCAGGGGTTCATCGCCCCCGCGACAGCAATGAGAAAAAGCTGGCCAAAGCACGTTGGTATGATGGAAATGGAACGGTCTTGCCGGAGCAATTCGCCACCAAACGTATATTCTCGAATTTCGGGCAGGATAATTACGGCCTCGTCCAGCTCAACCACTACCCCCTTGGCGCGATGGAGAGCTACGTCCTCAAAGCTGACCGCGGCCGCGCTGTGCACAGCGATGATTTGCTGGGGCTGGACTATTGGGTGGAGCGGAATTTCAACACTGAGGAGGACCTCACAATCCAGTCCCTCGCCGGACCGCGCAATGCCGCTCTCAAGGCGCTCAAAAGCGATCCAGCCCTGGCACAGATGCACGAGGACTCAGTTTCTTGGCGCAGCTCCAGATTTAGCCAGTTGCTGCAAAAAGAACCTTTTCGTGCGTTGTTTGGCCGCCTGATGATGACCCCGCCCTCACATCCAGTGACGCGACAAGCTGCGCAATTTATGATAAAACACGCCAATCTTGGCCGGAAAGTCCACAAATCCGCGCCTTAA
- the pyrC gene encoding dihydroorotase, with product MTKTLTIRRPDDWHLHLRDGDMLRAVLPHTSRHFARAIIMPNLVPPVVTAADARGYRDRIMAALPEGDDFTPLMTLYLTEDTDPADVAAAHAEGLVTAVKLYPAGATTNSASGVSNFANVAKVLEKMAEIGLPLCTHGEVTDHSVDIFDREAVFIDRILGPMRRDHPDLRVVMEHITTSNAVDYVRANDKNLAATITTHHLVINRNHILAGGIKPHYYCLPVAKREEHRLALRAAATSGDARFFLGTDSAPHTDANKLLPCGCAGCFTALNTMSILAEVFEQDGALDTLEAFTSRNGAAYYGLPVNESTLTLTRTAPTHPAQIHTSEGPVTVFDPAIPLHWSA from the coding sequence ATGACAAAAACACTCACGATCCGCCGTCCAGACGACTGGCACCTGCATCTGCGTGACGGCGATATGCTGCGCGCTGTTCTGCCACACACATCCCGCCATTTCGCGCGGGCGATCATCATGCCCAATCTGGTGCCGCCTGTTGTGACAGCTGCCGATGCCCGCGGCTACCGCGACCGGATCATGGCCGCTCTGCCTGAGGGTGATGATTTCACTCCTCTCATGACACTTTATCTGACCGAAGACACCGATCCCGCCGATGTCGCAGCCGCGCATGCCGAAGGTCTGGTCACTGCCGTAAAATTGTATCCCGCTGGGGCTACAACAAACTCGGCCTCCGGTGTCTCTAATTTCGCCAATGTCGCTAAAGTATTGGAGAAAATGGCCGAAATCGGATTGCCGCTGTGCACACATGGCGAAGTTACGGATCACAGCGTTGATATTTTCGATCGCGAAGCCGTATTTATCGACCGCATCCTTGGCCCGATGCGCCGCGACCATCCCGATCTGCGCGTGGTGATGGAGCATATCACCACATCTAATGCTGTTGATTACGTACGCGCTAACGACAAGAACCTCGCCGCAACAATCACAACCCACCATCTGGTAATAAACCGCAACCACATACTCGCGGGTGGCATCAAGCCGCATTACTATTGTCTGCCCGTTGCCAAGCGTGAGGAACACCGCCTTGCCCTGCGCGCTGCCGCAACCTCCGGCGATGCACGCTTCTTTCTTGGCACTGATTCCGCCCCCCACACAGACGCCAACAAGCTGCTGCCCTGTGGATGCGCAGGCTGCTTTACCGCCCTGAACACAATGTCGATCCTCGCCGAAGTGTTCGAGCAGGATGGCGCACTGGATACGCTTGAAGCTTTCACCTCCCGCAACGGAGCCGCCTATTACGGCCTGCCGGTCAACGAGAGTACGTTGACCCTGACACGGACTGCACCCACACATCCGGCGCAGATCCATACGTCCGAAGGGCCTGTTACGGTATTTGACCCCGCCATTCCTCTCCACTGGTCTGCCTGA
- a CDS encoding orotate phosphoribosyltransferase — protein sequence MIPTTYPDASEIARLTARMLLEIGAVNFNTDTPYTLASGLPSPSYIDCRKLISYPRIRSTLMDFLTITVMRNAGFEAFDNIAGGETAGIPFAALVAERMALPMTYVRKKPKGYGRNARIEGDMSEGQRVLLVEDLTTDGGSKLSFVDAIRETGATCGHTAVIFYYDIFPETRKTLGDHGVELHHLCTWWDVLAEAKDQGIFPEETLAEVENFLKSPRIWQDARKT from the coding sequence ATGATCCCCACCACTTATCCCGACGCGTCCGAGATTGCCCGCCTGACTGCCCGCATGCTGCTGGAAATTGGCGCTGTAAACTTTAATACAGATACGCCCTATACGCTGGCATCTGGCTTGCCCTCGCCCAGCTATATCGACTGCCGCAAGCTGATCTCCTATCCACGCATCCGCTCGACACTGATGGACTTCCTCACCATCACTGTCATGCGCAACGCGGGCTTTGAGGCATTTGACAACATCGCAGGGGGCGAGACGGCGGGCATCCCTTTCGCCGCGCTCGTGGCCGAGCGGATGGCCCTTCCCATGACCTACGTTCGCAAAAAGCCAAAGGGCTACGGCCGCAATGCCCGTATCGAGGGCGACATGAGCGAAGGTCAACGTGTATTGCTGGTTGAAGACCTGACCACCGATGGCGGCTCTAAACTAAGCTTTGTCGATGCGATCCGCGAAACAGGTGCAACCTGCGGCCACACTGCCGTAATTTTCTATTATGATATCTTTCCAGAAACACGCAAAACGCTGGGGGACCATGGGGTCGAATTGCACCATTTGTGCACATGGTGGGACGTACTCGCCGAGGCTAAGGACCAAGGCATATTCCCTGAAGAAACACTCGCAGAGGTGGAAAATTTCTTGAAATCTCCCCGTATTTGGCAGGACGCTCGCAAGACCTGA
- a CDS encoding replicative DNA helicase produces MNEISTLGTTGIAIQSAETMPNSIEAEQQLLGAILTNNDIYDRVASIIGPKHFYDPVHARIFEIAAARIAKNNLASPVTLKAFMEDDEGLKELGGPAYLARLAGAAISAFAVRDYAQMIYDLAVRRDLISLGRDIAAKAASVDVANEPREQIVEAEQALYKLAEQGQTESGFQSFLKAVTDAVNVANAAYQRDGGLSGVSTGLIDMDKKLGGLHPSDLLILAGRPSMGKTSLATNIAFNVAKAYKRGTLPDGTEGAVDGGVVGFYSLEMSAEQLAARILSEASEIPSQQIRSGDMTEQEFRRFVDAAKALEACPLYIDDTPALPISQLAARARRLKRTHGLDVLIIDYLQLVRGTGKNENRVNEISEITMGLKAIAKELHIPVIALSQLSRQVENREDKRPQLSDLRESGSIEQDADVVMFVFREEYYKEREKPGDHELDKMAIWQEEMERLHGRAEVVIGKQRHGPIGTVELSFEGRFTRFGNLVKPWQQNGDEQEF; encoded by the coding sequence ATGAACGAGATTTCAACGCTGGGCACGACCGGCATCGCGATCCAGTCCGCTGAAACCATGCCGAACTCCATCGAGGCAGAGCAGCAATTGCTGGGTGCGATTCTGACGAATAACGACATCTATGATCGTGTTGCGTCGATCATTGGCCCCAAACATTTCTACGACCCCGTGCACGCCCGTATTTTCGAAATCGCAGCAGCACGCATTGCAAAAAACAATCTCGCGAGCCCTGTGACGCTAAAGGCGTTTATGGAAGACGACGAAGGGCTGAAGGAACTTGGCGGGCCTGCATACCTCGCGCGCCTTGCCGGTGCAGCTATCTCCGCCTTCGCGGTTCGTGACTACGCGCAGATGATCTATGATCTGGCCGTCCGCCGTGATCTTATCTCTCTTGGGCGCGACATTGCCGCAAAGGCAGCCAGTGTCGATGTCGCCAACGAGCCGCGCGAGCAAATCGTCGAGGCAGAGCAAGCGCTTTACAAACTCGCCGAGCAAGGGCAAACCGAAAGCGGATTTCAAAGCTTTCTCAAAGCCGTAACAGACGCCGTTAATGTGGCAAACGCCGCATACCAGCGCGACGGTGGTCTGTCCGGCGTCTCGACCGGCCTGATTGATATGGACAAAAAGCTGGGCGGTTTGCACCCCTCCGACCTCTTGATCCTTGCGGGTCGTCCTTCGATGGGGAAAACCTCGCTGGCGACAAACATCGCGTTCAACGTGGCCAAAGCTTATAAGCGAGGCACGCTGCCTGACGGAACGGAAGGTGCCGTAGATGGCGGTGTCGTCGGATTCTACAGCCTTGAAATGAGCGCAGAGCAACTTGCTGCGCGGATCCTGTCGGAAGCTTCTGAAATCCCGTCCCAGCAGATCCGCTCGGGCGACATGACAGAGCAGGAGTTCCGCCGTTTCGTTGATGCGGCCAAGGCTCTGGAAGCCTGCCCCCTTTATATTGATGACACGCCCGCGCTGCCGATCTCGCAGCTGGCCGCCCGTGCGCGCCGGCTTAAACGGACCCACGGCCTTGATGTTCTGATTATCGACTATCTCCAGTTGGTGCGCGGCACCGGCAAGAACGAGAACCGCGTGAACGAGATCTCCGAGATTACCATGGGCTTGAAGGCGATCGCCAAGGAGCTGCACATCCCTGTGATCGCCCTGTCGCAGCTGTCGCGTCAGGTTGAGAACCGCGAGGACAAGCGGCCACAGCTTTCCGACCTCCGCGAATCCGGCTCGATCGAGCAGGATGCCGACGTGGTGATGTTCGTGTTTCGGGAAGAGTATTACAAAGAGCGTGAAAAACCCGGCGATCACGAGCTGGACAAAATGGCGATCTGGCAAGAAGAAATGGAGCGCCTGCATGGTCGCGCCGAAGTTGTAATCGGCAAGCAGCGTCACGGCCCCATTGGCACCGTTGAGCTCAGCTTTGAGGGTCGCTTTACCCGCTTTGGGAATCTGGTCAAACCATGGCAGCAAAACGGAGACGAGCAAGAGTTCTAG
- a CDS encoding MBL fold metallo-hydrolase, whose translation MHIEFVNHASVLIRHGNIGLLSDPWYEGPAFHKGWRLLVETDAPEVEALLGRTTHIWVSHEHPDHFSVGFFKRFGQIIRDRGITLLFQEIDDQRVADFLRAEGFTIIFLPFGHAVDLGDEVSVTCIKDEFIDSALSIRAGDTHILNLNDCNVGTIARAQEFRDAVGTCDILLTQFSYAAWKGGRDNRAWRVTAAQEKLCNIAVQAEVLQPRMIIPFASFVTFAHERNHYLNDAANTPDTVVANFQAAPFAVQVMAPGDVTDGTTDPAASAAACGWWRGKYAKASDTLMTYESVQASALEAAFAKWRKRVFQNNSVATMKFAQKFSPVKVLQPVVVELDDLVSSWQIDPPKGTFTRTDAPADLIMHSESLEFMFLNSFGFDTLTVSGTFEEARDGGFSRAARSIAIENLNNLGIRFGMGLLFNPKIIAVILERLRGVSAKMGRKEA comes from the coding sequence ATGCACATCGAATTCGTAAATCACGCCTCTGTTCTAATCCGCCACGGCAACATCGGATTGCTCAGTGATCCATGGTACGAAGGTCCAGCGTTTCACAAAGGCTGGCGGTTGCTGGTTGAGACCGACGCGCCCGAAGTCGAAGCTTTGCTAGGCCGTACCACCCATATCTGGGTCAGCCACGAACACCCCGATCACTTCTCTGTCGGCTTTTTTAAACGCTTCGGCCAGATTATTCGCGACCGTGGCATCACCTTGCTGTTTCAGGAAATCGACGACCAGCGCGTTGCAGATTTCCTGCGCGCAGAGGGGTTCACGATCATCTTCCTGCCGTTTGGACACGCTGTTGATCTGGGCGATGAGGTCTCGGTCACCTGCATCAAGGACGAGTTTATCGACAGCGCCCTCTCTATCCGCGCGGGGGATACCCATATCCTCAACCTTAATGATTGCAATGTGGGGACCATCGCGCGCGCGCAAGAGTTCCGCGATGCCGTCGGTACCTGCGATATACTCCTCACCCAGTTCAGCTATGCTGCCTGGAAAGGCGGACGCGATAATCGTGCCTGGCGCGTGACGGCGGCACAGGAAAAGCTTTGTAATATCGCCGTGCAGGCCGAGGTGCTGCAACCGCGCATGATCATTCCCTTTGCCAGCTTTGTAACTTTCGCCCATGAGCGCAATCACTACCTCAACGATGCTGCCAACACCCCCGACACAGTCGTTGCTAATTTTCAGGCGGCCCCTTTCGCTGTGCAGGTCATGGCGCCCGGTGATGTGACCGATGGCACCACCGATCCCGCCGCAAGTGCCGCCGCATGCGGTTGGTGGCGCGGCAAGTACGCCAAGGCGTCTGATACGCTGATGACCTACGAAAGCGTTCAAGCCTCTGCGCTGGAGGCCGCTTTTGCCAAATGGCGCAAACGCGTTTTCCAGAACAACAGTGTGGCGACAATGAAGTTCGCGCAAAAATTCAGCCCTGTAAAAGTATTGCAGCCTGTGGTGGTCGAGTTGGACGATCTGGTCAGCAGTTGGCAGATCGATCCACCCAAGGGCACATTCACGCGAACAGACGCCCCTGCGGACCTGATCATGCACTCAGAATCGCTTGAGTTTATGTTTCTCAATTCATTCGGGTTCGACACCCTCACCGTCAGCGGAACCTTCGAAGAGGCGCGCGATGGCGGGTTCAGCCGTGCCGCCCGCTCCATCGCGATCGAGAACCTGAATAATCTGGGCATCCGCTTTGGTATGGGGCTTTTGTTCAACCCTAAAATCATCGCCGTCATTCTGGAGCGCCTGCGCGGTGTCAGCGCCAAAATGGGTCGCAAGGAGGCCTAA
- a CDS encoding alpha/beta hydrolase family protein, with protein sequence MKTLVKTLVPTAMMVAGAAMANPVDGQLPNAPTLAAYGDLPVGVRQIELVNPDQINILAIDPAADKPAELPRYDRPLTVEMWYPAAADATGSNEFRAYLRDGTTEVTLTGRAMRDAAPAATDTPYPLVLISHGYPGNRFLMSHLAENLASKGYVVTSIDHTDSTYQTQAAFGSTLVNRSLDQLFVLEEMAGKAAEGAEFAGLYDASNAGLIGYSMGGYGAIITAGGGVTQASVDYSWGGPHGTLGIHLAGSDTHNALPDPRIKTAVAIGPWGMNTGFWDAEGLAGVQIPMLFIAGSQDETSLYEQGVRAIWENVSGVDTALLTYVNAGHNAAAPMPAPKESYYFNEEKGFNISEHYSDQVWDTVRMNNIAQHFVTAWMNEQLKGDATAAEYLTLVEDSNAGVWSMNEDGTEKEDHSHWKGFAKGTAKGLKYEVKSPK encoded by the coding sequence ATGAAAACGCTTGTGAAAACACTGGTGCCGACCGCGATGATGGTTGCGGGAGCAGCAATGGCCAATCCGGTTGATGGACAATTGCCTAATGCGCCCACCCTTGCTGCATATGGTGATCTACCCGTTGGTGTGCGTCAGATCGAGCTGGTGAACCCTGACCAGATCAATATTCTGGCAATTGATCCGGCGGCTGACAAACCTGCGGAACTGCCACGCTATGATCGCCCTCTTACGGTCGAGATGTGGTATCCGGCGGCGGCTGATGCTACCGGCTCAAATGAATTCCGTGCATATTTGCGGGATGGTACGACCGAGGTAACGCTGACAGGCCGTGCTATGCGCGATGCGGCCCCTGCGGCCACCGACACACCCTATCCATTGGTGCTGATCAGCCATGGCTATCCCGGAAACCGTTTCCTGATGTCGCATCTGGCGGAAAATCTGGCTTCCAAGGGCTATGTCGTGACTTCAATCGACCATACCGACAGCACCTACCAGACGCAGGCGGCGTTCGGCTCGACACTGGTGAACCGCTCGCTGGACCAGTTGTTTGTCCTCGAAGAAATGGCAGGTAAGGCGGCGGAGGGTGCTGAATTTGCGGGGCTTTATGATGCAAGCAATGCAGGTCTTATCGGTTATTCTATGGGCGGTTACGGCGCGATCATCACAGCCGGTGGCGGGGTCACGCAGGCATCCGTTGATTACAGCTGGGGCGGGCCACATGGCACATTGGGCATTCACCTCGCAGGCTCGGACACGCATAACGCTTTGCCAGACCCGCGTATAAAAACCGCTGTTGCCATCGGCCCTTGGGGCATGAATACAGGGTTTTGGGACGCAGAGGGCCTCGCCGGTGTGCAGATCCCGATGCTGTTCATCGCGGGCTCGCAGGACGAGACATCGCTCTACGAGCAGGGCGTTCGCGCAATCTGGGAGAATGTAAGCGGCGTCGACACTGCCTTGCTTACGTATGTGAACGCTGGTCACAACGCCGCGGCCCCTATGCCAGCGCCCAAAGAAAGCTATTACTTCAACGAGGAGAAGGGATTTAACATCTCCGAGCACTACAGCGATCAGGTTTGGGATACAGTGCGGATGAACAACATCGCGCAGCACTTTGTAACCGCGTGGATGAATGAACAACTCAAAGGGGATGCCACCGCCGCCGAATACTTGACACTGGTCGAGGATTCGAATGCGGGGGTTTGGTCAATGAACGAAGACGGCACTGAAAAAGAGGATCATTCCCACTGGAAGGGCTTTGCCAAAGGTACGGCCAAGGGACTGAAGTACGAAGTTAAATCACCGAAATAA